One Campylobacter concisus DNA segment encodes these proteins:
- a CDS encoding sodium-dependent transporter, with amino-acid sequence MDRKSWSSRLTYILAVAGATVGFGATWRFPYLVGQNGGGAYVLVFCIAMIVIGIPMILVENAIGRRLKCNAVDAFGGTINGKKISKKWQIVGWMGLVGAFGIMAYYMVIGGWVLNYIAQISFGLLDLSHIVSFEQTSAFYEQNIVSNPLAISFATLVFVLVNYAILVQGAVGGIERSAKYLMPLLFILMLVMIAKNITLDGAMDGVKFYLTPDFSKISLKLFVEVLGQVFFALSLGFGVMITLSSFVKKDEGLVKISIITGILNTVIAVLAGFMIFPSLFSYGVSPDSGPSLVFKSLPIVFSHMPFGGFFAVAFFALLMIAALTTSLPIYEVIITTLQEKFKIKRKKAIFLVLSVIFVLGNLPSLMATNLLSHVTVFGKNIFDAYDAISATIFFVLTSLGCAIFVGWVLKDEAKKEILQGSEKYAKLINIWFFYIKFIVPFVILVLFISSFYDNFLK; translated from the coding sequence ATGGATAGAAAATCGTGGAGTTCAAGACTTACATATATTTTAGCTGTTGCAGGGGCTACGGTCGGCTTTGGCGCGACGTGGCGGTTTCCTTACTTGGTCGGTCAAAACGGCGGCGGGGCCTATGTTCTCGTGTTTTGCATAGCGATGATAGTCATTGGTATTCCTATGATTTTGGTTGAAAATGCCATCGGCAGGCGACTAAAGTGCAACGCCGTTGATGCATTTGGCGGCACGATAAATGGCAAAAAGATCAGCAAAAAGTGGCAGATAGTCGGCTGGATGGGGCTTGTAGGCGCATTTGGCATCATGGCTTATTATATGGTTATCGGAGGCTGGGTTTTAAACTATATCGCTCAAATTTCATTTGGCTTGCTTGATCTCTCGCACATCGTGAGTTTTGAGCAAACGAGCGCATTTTACGAGCAAAATATCGTTAGCAACCCGCTAGCAATCAGCTTTGCGACTCTTGTTTTTGTTCTAGTGAATTACGCTATCTTGGTGCAAGGTGCAGTTGGCGGCATCGAGCGCTCAGCAAAATACCTAATGCCGCTTCTTTTTATCCTAATGCTCGTGATGATCGCTAAAAATATCACACTTGATGGCGCGATGGATGGCGTGAAATTTTATCTAACGCCTGATTTTTCAAAGATAAGCTTAAAGCTTTTTGTCGAGGTTTTGGGGCAGGTTTTCTTTGCACTTTCGCTTGGATTTGGCGTGATGATAACGCTCTCAAGTTTTGTGAAAAAAGACGAGGGTTTAGTTAAAATTTCTATCATCACAGGCATCTTAAACACCGTCATAGCCGTGCTTGCTGGCTTTATGATATTCCCTTCGCTCTTTAGCTACGGCGTCTCGCCAGATAGCGGTCCTAGCCTAGTTTTCAAGTCGCTTCCGATCGTCTTTTCGCACATGCCGTTTGGCGGATTTTTCGCGGTGGCGTTTTTCGCGCTTCTTATGATCGCTGCGCTTACGACGTCGTTACCGATATATGAAGTGATCATTACTACGCTGCAAGAGAAATTTAAGATAAAGCGCAAAAAAGCGATATTTTTAGTGCTTAGCGTCATTTTCGTGCTAGGTAATTTACCATCACTTATGGCTACAAATTTACTAAGCCACGTCACAGTTTTTGGTAAAAATATCTTTGACGCATACGACGCGATAAGTGCTACTATATTTTTCGTGCTGACCTCGCTTGGGTGCGCGATATTTGTCGGCTGGGTGCTAAAAGATGAAGCAAAAAAAGAGATCTTGCAAGGCAGTGAAAAATACGCAAAGCTTATAAACATTTGGTTTTTCTACATCAAATTTATCGTGCCTTTTGTCATTTTGGTGCTATTTATCAGCAGCTTTTACGACAACTTTTTAAAGTAA
- a CDS encoding BCCT family transporter encodes MFKFQRSKFNNSVFIPSLVIIFLIAAFAAIFPNFSNEFFKGMQNYIAAKFGWFYILVVAVILLSVIILGFSKLGEIKLGADHVKPEHKNISWFSMLFAAGMGIGLVFFGVAEPLMHYLNPPVGDAQTIAAQKLALNITFFHWGMSAWSVYAIVALILAFFSYRHGLPLTLRSAFYPIIGDKIYGKIGSAIDTFAVVATLFGVATSLGYGVLQVNAGLTHVFGLPTMHITLLIVLCFAATISAASGVDKGIKILSNANIALAICFMFLILFLGDTTQLLKSFVQNSGDYISTLISNTFNLYAYERQNESWLGGWTLLYWAWWLSWSPFVGLFIAKISKGRTIREFVIGVLLVPTGFTFAWMSFFGNSAIALVQNGFSELATTVNSDSASALFMFLEKFSFSGVLSTIAVFMIVIFFVTSADSAAIVMNMLCSNGKDDTPVWQKVFWGVTVGVVAAFLMLAGGLGSLQALTITTALPFSIVLLGAIYGLFKALRVDLTKKETNNFSNMPISDLSKPWQERLSAIITLPGKKDGKKFLNEVVLKAFNELKEEFAKNGLEAKVTNGENFVNLNVGLGDEMDFRYGVYLTKSQSPDYTRELEGDDLYYRAEVYLKEGGQDYDVLGWSEATLINDVIEQYRKHMQFLHVVRE; translated from the coding sequence ATGTTTAAATTTCAAAGGTCAAAATTTAACAACTCAGTATTTATCCCATCGCTTGTTATCATATTTTTAATAGCGGCATTTGCAGCGATATTTCCAAATTTCTCAAATGAGTTTTTTAAGGGTATGCAAAACTACATCGCGGCCAAATTTGGCTGGTTTTATATCCTAGTCGTTGCCGTCATACTGCTAAGCGTCATCATTCTTGGCTTTAGTAAGCTTGGCGAGATCAAGCTTGGAGCTGACCATGTAAAGCCAGAGCACAAAAATATCTCGTGGTTTTCTATGCTGTTTGCCGCTGGCATGGGCATAGGTCTAGTATTTTTTGGTGTGGCCGAGCCGCTCATGCACTATCTAAACCCACCAGTTGGCGACGCGCAAACTATCGCAGCGCAAAAGCTTGCGTTGAATATCACATTTTTTCACTGGGGCATGAGCGCATGGTCAGTTTATGCTATCGTAGCGCTAATTCTAGCCTTTTTCTCGTATAGACACGGCTTGCCACTAACGCTTAGATCGGCGTTTTATCCGATCATCGGAGATAAAATTTACGGCAAGATAGGTAGTGCCATCGATACATTTGCCGTCGTAGCGACCCTTTTTGGCGTGGCGACATCGCTGGGATATGGCGTACTTCAGGTAAATGCTGGCCTTACGCACGTTTTTGGCCTGCCGACTATGCATATCACGCTTCTAATAGTGCTTTGTTTTGCAGCTACTATCTCAGCGGCAAGCGGCGTGGATAAGGGCATTAAGATCTTATCAAACGCAAACATCGCGCTAGCTATATGTTTTATGTTTTTGATACTATTTTTGGGCGATACGACGCAGCTTCTAAAGTCGTTTGTGCAAAACAGCGGCGACTACATCTCTACGCTCATCTCAAACACTTTTAACCTCTACGCCTATGAGAGGCAAAACGAGAGCTGGCTTGGCGGTTGGACGCTGCTATACTGGGCTTGGTGGCTATCTTGGTCGCCGTTTGTGGGGCTTTTTATAGCTAAAATTTCAAAAGGCAGAACGATCAGAGAATTTGTCATAGGCGTGCTTCTCGTGCCAACTGGCTTTACTTTTGCTTGGATGAGCTTTTTTGGTAACTCAGCGATTGCGCTTGTTCAAAATGGCTTTAGCGAGCTAGCGACCACGGTAAATTCTGACTCAGCCTCAGCACTTTTTATGTTTTTAGAAAAATTTAGCTTCTCAGGCGTGCTAAGCACCATCGCAGTCTTTATGATCGTCATATTTTTTGTCACTTCCGCCGACTCTGCGGCGATCGTTATGAACATGCTTTGCTCAAATGGCAAGGATGATACACCAGTTTGGCAAAAGGTCTTTTGGGGCGTTACAGTGGGCGTCGTGGCGGCATTTTTGATGCTAGCTGGTGGTCTTGGCTCACTTCAGGCACTTACGATCACGACAGCACTGCCATTTTCCATAGTGCTACTTGGCGCCATTTACGGGCTATTTAAGGCGTTACGTGTGGATCTAACCAAAAAAGAGACAAATAACTTTAGCAACATGCCCATTAGTGATCTTTCAAAGCCGTGGCAAGAACGTCTAAGTGCGATCATTACGCTACCAGGCAAGAAAGATGGCAAGAAATTTTTAAATGAAGTCGTGCTAAAAGCTTTTAATGAGCTAAAAGAGGAATTTGCCAAAAACGGCCTTGAAGCAAAGGTCACAAATGGCGAAAATTTTGTAAATTTAAATGTCGGACTTGGCGACGAGATGGACTTTAGATATGGCGTCTATCTCACCAAGAGCCAGAGCCCAGACTACACCAGGGAGCTTGAGGGCGACGATCTTTACTATAGGGCTGAAGTCTATCTAAAAGAGGGCGGTCAGGACTACGACGTGCTTGGCTGGAGCGAAGCTACGCTGATAAACGACGTCATCGAGCAATACCGCAAACACATGCAGTTTTTACACGTTGTTAGAGAGTAA
- a CDS encoding DKNYY domain-containing protein produces MRKITIRFVYFLVILTLFFVLAMLYLWHEGEYQRGFANIDNSEFYRSPEGKIYVQISGSGKYELKGIDEASFRVLKLKHAYDYSNVAADKNHVYCAREILPGLDPNSTKVLGNGYISDGKISYYCATRSEKEPGFSEFGAIMKNLVHVFIKSYDDSPYFYRTKRVESTNLEPVFDAGFARDGATLYYKGEKLDADPSELRYITTENGAASGYYTDGKSLFMGFYRLDASYSDETRRICYDAKHDIEYLFEPKSGAVFANEHKFSAQNMPYSAIYSVDNVHSFWPLFASKDGIYFWDGSKNEQAKISDYQLKGELKRLYADVFVDDSSAYFLQQGEEWQRSKHGRHLVAQTVSLYKFAPSSSWREIGLVKDGEYGAVYANGDKVYFFSSIKPFYGIRHSVYEVADLSVIEILTRPSKELSAKDISEMIKRGELVEASGEEVARSRIEYDSPKIILYITFGIAFFVIVLTTLAKPKRDERDLR; encoded by the coding sequence ATGAGAAAAATTACTATTAGATTTGTTTATTTTTTAGTTATCTTGACGCTATTTTTTGTTTTGGCGATGCTTTATCTATGGCATGAAGGCGAGTATCAAAGAGGCTTTGCAAACATTGATAATAGCGAGTTTTACCGCTCGCCTGAGGGTAAAATTTACGTTCAAATTTCAGGCAGCGGCAAGTATGAGCTAAAAGGCATCGATGAGGCTAGTTTTAGGGTCTTAAAGCTAAAACACGCGTATGATTACTCAAACGTGGCGGCTGATAAAAATCATGTCTATTGCGCTAGAGAAATTTTGCCAGGACTTGATCCAAACAGCACAAAAGTGCTTGGCAATGGCTACATAAGTGACGGCAAGATAAGCTATTATTGCGCTACTAGAAGCGAGAAAGAGCCCGGATTTAGCGAATTTGGCGCCATTATGAAAAACCTTGTTCACGTTTTTATCAAAAGCTACGATGATAGCCCTTATTTTTACAGGACAAAGCGAGTTGAAAGCACAAATTTAGAGCCTGTCTTTGACGCTGGCTTTGCAAGAGACGGAGCTACGCTTTACTACAAGGGCGAAAAGCTTGACGCAGATCCTAGCGAGCTAAGATACATCACAACAGAAAATGGCGCTGCTAGCGGATATTACACAGATGGCAAAAGCTTGTTTATGGGCTTTTATAGGCTCGATGCAAGTTACTCAGATGAGACGCGCCGGATATGCTACGATGCTAAGCACGATATAGAATATCTTTTTGAGCCAAAAAGTGGGGCGGTGTTTGCAAATGAGCATAAATTTAGCGCTCAAAATATGCCTTATAGCGCCATTTATAGCGTGGATAACGTGCATTCGTTTTGGCCTCTTTTTGCCAGCAAAGATGGAATTTACTTTTGGGATGGCAGTAAAAACGAGCAGGCTAAAATTTCAGACTACCAGCTAAAAGGCGAGCTAAAAAGGCTCTATGCTGACGTTTTTGTAGATGATAGCTCAGCATATTTTTTACAACAAGGCGAAGAGTGGCAGCGCTCAAAGCACGGCAGGCACTTAGTGGCACAAACCGTCTCTTTGTATAAATTTGCCCCAAGCTCATCATGGCGCGAGATAGGACTGGTAAAAGATGGCGAGTATGGCGCGGTCTATGCAAACGGCGATAAGGTCTATTTTTTTAGCAGTATAAAGCCATTTTATGGCATTAGACATAGCGTTTATGAGGTGGCAGATCTTAGCGTCATAGAAATTTTAACAAGGCCGTCTAAAGAGCTTAGCGCAAAAGATATCAGCGAGATGATAAAGCGCGGCGAGCTAGTGGAGGCAAGCGGCGAAGAGGTCGCTAGATCTAGGATAGAGTATGACTCGCCAAAGATCATCTTGTATATCACATTTGGCATCGCTTTTTTCGTCATAGTGCTAACAACTCTTGCAAAACCAAAGAGAGATGAAAGAGACTTGAGATAA
- a CDS encoding DKNYY domain-containing protein — protein sequence MLKKHPLISVIIAIVVIFFSTYFFVFGLATILDDDIGDSKELNNSYFYVKDDKVYAMVPSGGKFELIGVRASKFRYIDTGKYDNRNVGASDKAVYCGNLVMSGLDPKGVRALGNGYFGDGKITYFCDSESETNLEISALKEFWDIFSHKMFKTPKAQTHIYKFRQVDNANLAAILGFGYASDGVKVYHEGKELEGANASKMRYIEQASGRKSLHFTTDGENVYYDSTKLRIKFSPQMRDIGEIWRIHYLYEPNSGMVYANDHEFDPKFAPYEPLFNLEDRHTYHALFRGKGGIYHWERKWQWYNSIDEGEFVRDGDDPFKGEITPLYGDVVISDGKTYFLKTYEIWHNTKISHGLSSRHTCIVRLDTKEQWRKIGLVRNDGYGAVYANGDKTYYFDNVGYGWRFNSSVYDINDLGVVEILTRPYGPNVKNLKLDEIVKMVDQGAMVPAEGEVVIDAISDFDDYSQKYAYWIFLAIAFIMSVVGAIFKNKKQKSELKKRVDDYR from the coding sequence ATGTTAAAAAAACATCCGCTAATCTCAGTAATAATCGCCATTGTTGTGATATTTTTTTCTACCTACTTTTTTGTCTTTGGGTTAGCTACTATTTTAGATGACGACATTGGCGATAGTAAAGAGTTAAATAATAGCTATTTTTACGTCAAAGATGACAAGGTCTATGCCATGGTGCCAAGTGGCGGTAAATTTGAGCTAATAGGCGTGAGGGCCAGTAAATTTAGATACATTGACACCGGCAAATACGACAACAGAAATGTTGGCGCTAGCGATAAGGCGGTGTATTGTGGTAACCTCGTGATGAGCGGACTTGATCCAAAAGGCGTTAGAGCGCTTGGCAATGGCTACTTTGGCGATGGCAAGATAACATATTTTTGCGATAGCGAAAGCGAGACAAACCTCGAAATATCCGCACTTAAAGAGTTTTGGGACATCTTCTCACATAAAATGTTTAAAACCCCAAAAGCGCAAACTCATATCTATAAATTTAGGCAGGTTGATAACGCTAATTTAGCAGCGATCTTGGGCTTTGGCTATGCAAGCGACGGAGTAAAGGTCTATCATGAGGGCAAAGAGCTAGAGGGCGCAAATGCCAGCAAAATGCGATATATCGAGCAGGCATCTGGCAGAAAGAGCTTGCATTTTACGACTGACGGAGAAAATGTCTATTATGACAGCACAAAACTAAGGATCAAATTTAGCCCGCAAATGCGTGATATCGGCGAGATATGGCGCATTCACTATCTTTATGAGCCAAATTCTGGCATGGTCTATGCAAACGATCATGAATTTGACCCCAAATTTGCCCCATACGAGCCACTTTTTAACCTAGAAGACAGGCACACCTATCACGCTCTTTTTCGCGGCAAAGGCGGTATCTATCACTGGGAGCGAAAGTGGCAGTGGTATAACAGCATAGATGAGGGCGAGTTTGTAAGAGACGGCGATGATCCATTTAAAGGCGAGATAACGCCGCTATATGGCGACGTGGTGATAAGTGATGGCAAGACATATTTTTTAAAAACCTATGAAATTTGGCACAACACTAAAATTAGCCACGGCCTAAGCTCACGCCACACGTGTATCGTAAGACTTGATACAAAAGAGCAGTGGCGAAAGATAGGGCTTGTAAGAAACGATGGCTACGGAGCGGTTTATGCAAACGGCGATAAGACATATTATTTTGATAACGTCGGCTACGGCTGGCGTTTTAACAGCAGTGTTTATGATATAAACGACCTTGGCGTGGTTGAAATTCTCACTCGTCCTTATGGTCCAAATGTTAAGAATTTAAAACTTGATGAGATAGTAAAAATGGTAGATCAAGGCGCTATGGTGCCAGCTGAGGGCGAGGTGGTGATCGATGCGATAAGCGACTTTGATGATTACTCGCAAAAATATGCCTACTGGATATTTCTTGCCATCGCATTTATAATGTCGGTGGTTGGCGCTATTTTTAAAAACAAAAAGCAAAAAAGCGAGCTTAAAAAAAGGGTGGATGACTATAGATAA